cgcaacccccctcgccactgcgcgtacaaacgtagcgcgaagccgaggtgccgccgcgttgaagacaatgggttgcgtgtgcaaccccacacaCTACACAAGCATATAGCATGCACATGCATGCAGTCCAAGATTGCCATTATAAATTTAGATACAAAATCAGTCGTGAGCTTGCATTCGACTTATATTGGACGACTGCTGCTTTGTTTTCGTAAGAAACTGGTTTCAGATTTTCAGACCATCTGCCAGGATATGGAGTGGAGTCAATGTTAACTAGAAATCTATGCCTTACGTATTGTGACAGGTTGTGAGTTTAATATACTTGAATGCGAAATTGCTCGCACGCTGTACTTTAGGTGGACTTAAGCTAGAgcacaccagctggtcaaaatcaGTCCCTGAGCATTTACACTGCAGCATTTCTTATTGAATCTGCTGCTTTGGGATACTGGGATATTAAAGGCAGCACAGAAGACAGCAACACAAAACCAAGGGTACCATAGGACAGGTGCATTGTCCTGTGGTTTTCTTTGTCTTGTGTTACAGTCTTTCTTGCTGCCTTTGAAATGAACCTTAACCAACATGCCGAATTTCACATTCTGTTGTAATACTTAATGCTATTCGTCAATCACAAGAAAGCCTTTTATATATGTCCAACACTATGTTGTTTAATAAAGATGCAACGCACATTTTACGTCATTGTTTTCTTCTAGAATCCCATTTGACTGCTCTGAAGATGGAGTGCACATCATAAGTGTTCTCAAAAACAAGCAGTAGCTTACAGCACATGTGAAATTATGCACGTTACTCAATTTCCATGCAAGGCGATACTGATTAGTGTTAAAAGTATACGGTTTGTTACTGCTCGCATCAATCTGGGTTTATTGACACTGCGATTGAGCATTCTCGGCAAGAGCTGCATTTGTGAAAGTTGTGGTGGTGCTTGTTCTTGCATCATAAATGTAATTCATACTTTTGTGCCCCCCTCACCTTGTGCAGGATGACCATGAATCTGGTGCCAGCTACATGAGTACCATGGCAGAGCTCGTGTTCACCATGAAGGACTGCCTTGCCGACATCAATGAAAATTCTTACAACAACTTCATGCTTCGTGTTGGTTAGTCCGgcgtttcttttcttgtcttGGCACTTTTTTCATATCGCCTTATTGCCATTGAACCACGTCACTAAATGGGCAGGCAGACTGATGAAGTTGTTGGAAAATAAAGGCGTACTTATTAGCCTGAATCTTGCAGATTGTCATCCTCTAGAATCCTGACTGATTGTTGTCAGGTGTTTATCCGAACTGTGGTCTTGGTGGGGGAATGGTGTGTTGCCAAATTTTCAGGGTGGTTAGGAGGCATACAGCGAGAGCTCTCCATCTTTCTCTATGGTCTTCTGGAAAAAACTGCATTTAAACAGGCTTGTACGTAACAAAATTACATGTAATTAATTACTTATAATCACTTACATTTTCTGGCATTTTTGTAATCTTTATTAGATTAATTATCGTACTTAGTGACACTCACTGCAGTTCAAGTACTTTTTTTTTGAGTGACGATTACATGTAAGGAGCTACATTATTGCCGGTTAGGTATAACAGGCAAAGTGGCTTTGAGCACTTGAATTTGGACTAAATAAAGCAGAGTGCCTGTTGGAACAAAGACACCAGCTTTCACAGCAATGTAACCACAATCTTGCACGCAAGGTTCGTTCGTGTGTATACCAACACCGTCATTCCCACCATCTGCAAGCCTATGCTAATCATCTAAAGTTACTGTTAATTCACTTGTGCTGAGTCTCAGTTTTAACTTAAATTACTTTGCACCTTTGATGAAACCATAGTTCCAAAAGGGTTCCCTATCGTATACCTCTTCATTCTGCAGGGCTCAATATTGGTCCTGTAGTAGCAGGAGTGATTGGAGCCCGCAAGCCACAGTATGACATCTGGGGCAACACGGTCAACGTGGCCAGTCGCATGGACTCTACGGGCCTGCCCAACCACACTCAGGTGAATTTTGGTGTATCAGAACATTGTGTCCATAGCACAGCAGTACTATGCAGTATTGAAAGTGCCACAGAGGCTCAGAACATGCCGTTTGTATTCTCAAAATTTTCTGCTGGCAAATGTTCTCATCTCCAGGTAATAGTAATACAGACAAGTAGGTAGATAAACAAATACTAAACAAGCAACTGCACTCTCAGTGCATTAATGAACAAGGCTAGTCAAACCGCACGTCCAGTGGTCTATTGTGCAACAAACTTTTTATTTATATTAATTCTGATGTGATAATGACACTATACAGTCTTTGTAAATGTGATCTTGTTCACCATTAATAGCAAATGACCTCCCATGTGTCCGTGATAGAAGGGATTTGAATATGAGTATTCTCACTGTAAACCAGCTTTTTGTCCATGACACCTATTGTGTTGCATGGTGCGGTGCGTCATTCACTTGTTGTGTATTACAGTGCCTCTCTAATCATGGCGTGATAACTTTTTGTATAGTATATCGTGCTTGTACGTGTgctctttcttcactgtgcatCTCGTATTTTAAGCGTTTAGCATAAAATTTGTTGCTTCAGGTGACCGAGGAAGTCTACCAGTTGCTTCGAGACGGACCCTACGTGTTCCAGTGCCGTGGTAAAGTCAAGGTGAAGGGCAAAGGAGAAATGACAACCTACTTTCTGATCGACCGCAAGACTCGCTGCTCGCCACCCAGTCCAAGGGAGAGGGGTGCCTCCGGTGGCCAATCCAGCTCAATGCCTCAGCAGGAGGAGAAGAATAGCCTCTCCGGAAGCCTGCCTCCACCTCTGAGCTCAAACTCACTCCAGCTGAGAAGAGAAAGTGGGTCCACTCCTAACAGCTGGGCAGGGCAGCACCAAAAGACAGCTCCACTGGCACCTCATGATGATGTTTTACCATACACCCAGCCCAAGCCCATCATAGTGTCAAACACCCCTCCACATGGGTCTAGATCGAGAGTGAAAACCGGAGTGTCTTCCAAACCAGAGTCCCTCACACGTGGTGACCCTTGGGAGAGCTTGAAACAAATACGAGTGCCTCCTCCCTCGCTACCTGGTGACCAAAGTGAGgctgcactgactgacgactgtagCCTCGATCCTCGTTCAGAAAGTGCAAGCAGCCACCTTGACGACGGGCATTCTAGCAGCGGTAGCCTCATTGAGGAAAGTCACTGTTTAAATGACCATCCGCCATCACCGCATGGGAGCTTGTCGGGTCCCGGCTTTCCCTTGCTATTGTTAAAAAATTCAAGCTGTCCCCAAGCAAACTGTATGTACCCATACTCTCAGTCTATGGGAGACTATGAGGCAAGTCCCGGTATCATTGGCCCAGGTCTCCCACAAGTTGGTCACTCTCCTAGCCACAATGTCAGACAGCCATATGACGGCAAGTTTAGTCACACAATGCCTGAAGCAGCAGCTCCAAACACAAGACACAATCCCGAGCCGGCAGTGTACTTCGCAAACTCTTCAGGATCACGTAAACGAACTCATGAAGAGACAGTTAGCAGTGCTGTGACAGTGCCTCCGGTTGACTCCCCAGAGCAGGTGCCTCGTAAGCAGCTCTGCAACTCGAGTCCGGCATCACAGAGACTTGTCTGGGAGCACGGCAAGGCCAGGCCTCCACTCCTGACTGTACGTCACGACGCTGACGAGTTGGCCATTGAAGACTATCAGGAGAACGGGAATTGCTGTGTGGCAGCCCAGCCGAGATATGCCATGAGCGACATCCTCAACGGAAACTCCCAGCGCATTCTCATGAGGCTTGGCGAGGACTCCACGGGCATTGCGCTTCGACTGGCCGAGGCAGGGCCACCCTCTCGGCGGACCACTTTTGCACCTCGACTCGCGAAGCAGCTGGAGCAATGACGGTTCGAGCGAGGCAGACGAGGAAGGAGCTCCGCTGATGGACAATCACGGTGGTGGCTacacgacagacgacgcgtcacTCGCCAATGACCAAGGACTAACAGACGCAGAGGGGGCCCTTAGTGACCTCAACTCCCTCCTCAATGACGCGGGCCACGAAGGGGATGACACGAGCATCTCTTCACGGGCCAGCAGCCGCTTGCTCAGCATTGACTCACTCAGTGTTACTTATGACTCGGAGTATGACAACTATGGAGTTGGTTTCAATGGTGCCATGGGCCGCACTGAGGACCTGAGGTCGCTCACAGACTGTATAGCTCGCAATTTCGGCCATTGCGTGAGTGACAACGAAGACAGTGACGTGCTTGCCTAATACTGTTTTTCTCCAGCCCTGCTTTGCACACAAATAGCCTAATCGATGACAACTGCATTATCTTTCTGgctcctttgaaaaaaaaaaaaaaaagactcgtgTGTCGATACACTCAGTATAAACGCACATCTTCATTTGTTTAATTTTGCCACAGCTATTGCTGGTAGTCACATGTTTTGACCTTCCGTAGTGTTCACTTCTCATGATACGTTTGATTGTCTGGAAGACAGACTTATCACCATGGGTGCACAATAGAGTGAATGAGAGGTATGGCCACA
Above is a window of Rhipicephalus sanguineus isolate Rsan-2018 chromosome 3, BIME_Rsan_1.4, whole genome shotgun sequence DNA encoding:
- the LOC119388359 gene encoding uncharacterized protein LOC119388359 gives rise to the protein MSTMAELVFTMKDCLADINENSYNNFMLRVGLNIGPVVAGVIGARKPQYDIWGNTVNVASRMDSTGLPNHTQVTEEVYQLLRDGPYVFQCRGKVKVKGKGEMTTYFLIDRKTRCSPPSPRERGASGGQSSSMPQQEEKNSLSGSLPPPLSSNSLQLRRESGSTPNSWAGQHQKTAPLAPHDDVLPYTQPKPIIVSNTPPHGSRSRVKTGVSSKPESLTRGDPWESLKQIRVPPPSLPGDQSEAALTDDCSLDPRSESASSHLDDGHSSSGSLIEESHCLNDHPPSPHGSLSGPGFPLLLLKNSSCPQANCMYPYSQSMGDYEASPGIIGPGLPQVGHSPSHNVRQPYDGKFSHTMPEAAAPNTRHNPEPAVYFANSSGSRKRTHEETVSSAVTVPPVDSPEQVPRKQLCNSSPASQRLVWEHGKARPPLLTVRHDADELAIEDYQENGNCCVAAQPRYAMSDILNGNSQRILMRLGEDSTGIALRLAEAGPPSRRTTFAPRLAKQLEQ